In Pseudomonadota bacterium, one genomic interval encodes:
- a CDS encoding GspE/PulE family protein gives MAILKLGDILKEKGLINDKQLEIALIHQKVTGDLLGDVLVKLGFISSKERAQILAEQSGIEFFDLSKFYVSEDALRIIPKDMAEKAEFIPIENEDGRLNIGIAKPGNIQAIDTVSRITKNQPRVYLVDREAYHEAMDRSYFFLENPIQESIDKIIKNVQTTGVIGGNDVVLLTNIIIMDGIRKNTTDIHINPADDVVHIFFRIDGVLQYAHCLPKAVHTGIVSRIKILSQLNIAETRLPQDGAFTFNFLNRGYDIRISTVPTIYGENVVMRILTGKASFLRLEKLGFDPVNTDKVRRLFQKPYGIILITGPTGSGKTTTLYAALREVNILERNVLTVEDPVEYKLCFVKQTQVNEKAGYDFALAGRNFMRQDPDVVLLGEIRDEETAKIAVRASVTGHLVISTLHTNDAVTAVPRLIDLDVDRYMLSASILAIVAQRLVRTICSYCKTEYNLTEYEISILKEYGITSTTGFKGKGCPKCNMTGYLGRIIIGEVLAVDDEMRELIYSGASITAMKESAKRNGMRLLKEDAIIKASHGITTVEEALRVAG, from the coding sequence ATGGCAATACTAAAGCTTGGCGATATACTTAAAGAAAAAGGTTTAATTAACGACAAACAGCTTGAAATAGCTTTGATTCATCAGAAAGTTACGGGCGACCTTCTCGGAGATGTACTTGTAAAGCTGGGGTTCATTTCGTCAAAGGAGAGGGCTCAAATACTTGCAGAACAATCGGGAATAGAGTTTTTTGATCTCAGTAAATTCTACGTGTCAGAGGACGCTTTGCGGATCATCCCGAAAGACATGGCAGAAAAGGCCGAATTTATTCCAATTGAAAATGAAGACGGCAGACTGAATATCGGTATAGCAAAACCGGGCAACATTCAAGCAATAGACACTGTATCGAGAATAACAAAAAACCAGCCCAGGGTATACCTTGTTGATAGAGAAGCCTATCATGAAGCCATGGATAGATCCTATTTCTTTCTGGAAAACCCGATCCAGGAGAGTATCGACAAGATTATTAAAAATGTCCAGACAACAGGGGTCATAGGCGGCAATGATGTCGTATTGCTAACCAACATTATCATTATGGATGGAATACGCAAGAATACCACCGATATCCATATTAATCCTGCTGATGATGTTGTACATATATTTTTCAGGATAGACGGCGTCTTGCAATATGCCCACTGTTTACCAAAGGCTGTGCATACAGGCATTGTATCAAGGATAAAGATACTGTCTCAACTTAACATTGCCGAGACAAGGTTGCCTCAGGATGGAGCCTTTACCTTTAATTTTTTAAACAGGGGATATGATATCCGCATATCCACAGTCCCGACTATCTATGGCGAAAACGTCGTCATGAGGATATTAACCGGTAAGGCATCTTTCCTCAGGCTCGAGAAACTGGGCTTCGATCCTGTCAATACAGACAAAGTGAGGAGGTTGTTTCAAAAACCATATGGAATAATATTGATTACAGGTCCAACGGGAAGCGGTAAAACGACAACACTCTATGCAGCCTTAAGAGAGGTAAATATACTCGAAAGAAATGTACTTACCGTTGAAGACCCTGTGGAATATAAGCTATGCTTTGTAAAACAGACACAGGTTAATGAAAAGGCAGGCTATGACTTTGCCCTTGCCGGGAGAAATTTTATGAGACAGGACCCGGATGTTGTCCTGCTCGGCGAAATCAGGGATGAAGAAACAGCAAAGATTGCGGTGCGGGCTTCCGTAACCGGACATCTTGTAATCAGCACGCTCCACACAAACGATGCGGTAACAGCAGTGCCGAGGCTCATCGATCTTGACGTGGACAGGTATATGCTTTCTGCATCGATCCTCGCTATTGTGGCGCAAAGGCTTGTACGAACAATATGCAGCTATTGTAAAACGGAATATAATTTAACCGAATATGAGATATCCATTCTAAAAGAATATGGAATTACCTCTACGACAGGCTTTAAGGGCAAAGGCTGCCCGAAATGCAATATGACAGGTTATTTAGGAAGAATAATTATCGGTGAGGTTCTTGCCGTTGATGATGAAATGAGGGAACTGATATACTCAGGCGCTTCTATCACGGCTATGAAAGAAAGTGCTAAGCGGAACGGAATGCGGTTACTGAAAGAAGATGCTATTATCAAGGCATCGCATGGCATTACAACCGTTGAAGAGGCGTTGAGGGTTGCCGGTTGA
- the mshL gene encoding pilus (MSHA type) biogenesis protein MshL — MSFIASCASQPQTKIDIKREIKIPEEFKGTKAEAPSPLKIPDFMPATEDVTPLKTRIVNITARNTPLRDVLHVIAEAASLNVVMEKGVDPETPVNITLKNVTAEHALRTIFGSVDFFYVFKENMLYVRATDTRIFELGHPALEQKYSIDVGGDMLAGATSSASGGGSSGGGGTGVKGSITQTVKSDDTAFKFWEAIEKSISTILGTKESATSTQQTFSLNRLAGSIIVTASKKDLDRVEQYINNLRMIIGRQVLVEAKIIEVQLNDNFKLGIDWSYITSDVDITTKNFASIVPATGPLLKIAVTDHRFAPVLQALQQQGEVRILSNPRINIMNGQTALLSVGRNTSFISKVETTTTGGIAPVTTYSVQTSSILSGILIGIVPYINERGEITLTVTPIISKLQDLKEKSVGTSIQISLPIVDLKELSTTVKVMNGQTIIIGGLIEKQESVQDDQVPFLGNIPLLGYFFKSRNKQDTKNELVVLLQPFLVGK, encoded by the coding sequence TTGTCTTTTATAGCTTCCTGCGCATCCCAACCTCAAACAAAGATCGATATAAAAAGAGAAATTAAGATCCCGGAAGAATTTAAAGGAACCAAAGCTGAAGCACCTTCTCCCTTGAAAATACCGGATTTTATGCCTGCAACTGAAGATGTAACACCTTTAAAAACACGCATTGTAAATATTACAGCCAGAAACACCCCTCTAAGAGATGTCCTCCACGTGATTGCAGAAGCTGCAAGCCTTAATGTGGTAATGGAAAAAGGGGTTGATCCTGAAACCCCGGTAAACATTACATTGAAAAATGTAACTGCCGAACATGCGCTCAGAACAATTTTCGGTTCAGTTGACTTTTTTTATGTATTTAAAGAGAACATGCTCTACGTGAGGGCTACCGATACCCGCATATTTGAACTGGGTCATCCTGCCCTTGAGCAAAAATATTCTATCGATGTAGGCGGGGACATGCTCGCGGGAGCAACATCTTCAGCAAGCGGTGGTGGGTCTTCCGGAGGCGGAGGAACCGGAGTAAAAGGAAGTATAACACAGACCGTGAAAAGTGACGACACAGCTTTTAAATTCTGGGAGGCAATCGAAAAGTCCATCTCGACTATTCTTGGGACAAAAGAGTCGGCAACTTCTACGCAACAGACATTTTCCTTGAACAGGCTTGCAGGGTCTATAATCGTAACTGCTTCGAAAAAAGATCTCGACAGGGTTGAACAATATATCAACAATCTACGCATGATCATTGGCAGGCAGGTTTTAGTTGAAGCAAAGATTATTGAAGTTCAGCTTAACGACAATTTTAAGCTTGGCATTGACTGGAGCTATATAACCAGCGATGTTGACATAACCACAAAAAATTTTGCGTCAATAGTTCCTGCTACAGGTCCTTTGTTGAAAATTGCGGTAACAGATCATCGTTTTGCCCCTGTTCTTCAGGCTCTGCAGCAACAGGGAGAAGTAAGAATCCTTTCCAATCCGAGAATAAATATTATGAATGGTCAAACTGCCCTTTTGAGCGTGGGGAGGAATACCTCCTTTATTTCCAAGGTTGAAACTACTACCACAGGAGGAATAGCCCCTGTCACTACATATTCCGTGCAAACAAGCAGTATACTGTCAGGGATCCTTATCGGCATTGTCCCCTATATAAATGAACGCGGAGAGATTACTTTAACAGTTACCCCGATTATCTCCAAACTGCAGGATTTAAAGGAAAAAAGTGTCGGCACTTCGATACAGATATCCCTTCCTATTGTTGATCTCAAGGAGCTGAGCACCACGGTAAAGGTAATGAACGGCCAGACAATCATCATTGGCGGGCTGATCGAAAAGCAGGAGAGCGTGCAGGATGACCAGGTGCCTTTTCTTGGTAACATACCTTTGCTGGGATATTTTTTTAAAAGCAGGAACAAGCAGGACACTAAAAATGAGCTTGTAGTTTTACTCCAGCCCTTCCTGGTAGGAAAATGA
- a CDS encoding type II secretion system F family protein produces MGMFNYKGIDINGSMISGYIEAINIDDARNNLISKGLSILSIKKTISLLSGFNIGSLSGRVKRRDIIEFARNTGMILKAGIPILDALEDVGQTTEKKALKSAMQDIKERVISGSTLSDALNANARIFPDILIRMVKIGEETGRVERSLMDIAEHLQRIEDLAETVKRALMYPIFVLVTTGGALLFWIIYVMPKLLSVIKEMGEKLPLITRIMLFMSNFVQSKWYILPLIPIAVIAGIKLVKRKENGRYYLDLLIMKLPIVKLFIYNKYLASFAEQMKIMVVAGITIDRSLIIVSNSVGSEVFRRAIVSIKEKISTGSRISDAIKEHSIFPKMVVRMIDVGESSGNLGDQFAFLSNFYFKKLDDVSEKLGKMIEPVMMTIVGIIFAFMIMAILLPIYDLVSKFK; encoded by the coding sequence ATGGGTATGTTTAATTATAAAGGAATCGACATCAACGGTTCAATGATTAGCGGATATATAGAGGCAATTAACATTGACGATGCCAGGAATAATCTTATATCTAAGGGACTAAGCATACTTAGCATCAAAAAAACAATCAGTCTATTATCGGGATTTAACATTGGTTCTTTATCGGGTAGGGTCAAAAGGCGTGACATCATAGAGTTTGCAAGAAACACAGGTATGATACTGAAAGCCGGGATACCCATTCTTGACGCCCTTGAAGACGTAGGCCAGACAACAGAGAAAAAAGCCCTTAAAAGCGCAATGCAAGATATAAAAGAAAGGGTTATATCAGGCTCAACCTTATCGGATGCACTAAATGCCAATGCACGTATTTTCCCCGATATCCTCATAAGAATGGTAAAGATAGGGGAAGAAACAGGACGTGTTGAACGAAGCCTCATGGATATCGCAGAACACCTCCAAAGAATAGAGGATCTTGCTGAAACGGTAAAACGCGCACTAATGTATCCTATTTTTGTTCTTGTTACAACAGGCGGCGCCCTGCTGTTTTGGATTATCTATGTAATGCCGAAACTACTATCGGTTATAAAGGAAATGGGAGAAAAACTGCCATTGATAACGAGGATAATGCTTTTTATGAGTAATTTTGTTCAATCAAAATGGTATATCCTGCCTTTAATACCTATAGCTGTTATTGCAGGCATAAAACTGGTAAAACGGAAAGAAAACGGGCGATACTATCTCGATCTACTAATAATGAAACTACCCATCGTGAAGCTTTTTATATACAATAAGTATCTTGCTTCCTTCGCAGAGCAGATGAAAATTATGGTTGTTGCCGGTATAACAATTGACAGATCGCTTATCATTGTTTCAAATTCAGTAGGCTCTGAGGTGTTTAGAAGGGCAATCGTAAGTATAAAGGAAAAAATATCAACAGGCAGCAGGATATCCGATGCAATTAAAGAACATAGCATTTTTCCCAAGATGGTAGTGAGAATGATTGATGTAGGGGAATCGAGTGGCAATCTTGGCGATCAGTTTGCATTTCTTTCCAATTTCTACTTTAAAAAACTTGACGATGTATCTGAAAAACTGGGCAAAATGATAGAGCCGGTCATGATGACTATTGTTGGGATTATCTTTGCCTTTATGATTATGGCAATCCTGTTGCCTATTTACGATTTGGTATCAAAATTTAAATAG
- a CDS encoding AAA family ATPase — translation MDYLSFFNLNEDPFRLTPDPHFFYPSQEHNDVLFSLDYVIEQKEGFSLIVGEPGTGKTTILRVFIDKWKDKAEIALIMTPRLTPEEFLQAVLEDLNVHIGTSNKNEMIKAFRDILIERSLSDQRVIIVVDEAQNLPYETLEELRLLSNLETEKEKLLQIMLVGQPELKKKLLSENLKQLNQRIAVKATLNPLNNVETQDYINFRLRKAGKGSVVFEDDAIKLIYKLSKGIPRLINLLSSRSLMAAYIEGTNFIKMNHVEYAKQHLSYGDTEEKKKVKFLRYALISSIMVIIIFIVFGVIHVNSLLTWKHKMPVKEAMPAKETVTPEILQKAPIKKPEKTIITVVADANLRESPSVNAGRVSGIPKGTLLEATEEHTLESGEKWYKVKIQDGNNGWISERAIAKSTGVVK, via the coding sequence ATGGACTATCTATCATTTTTTAATCTCAACGAAGACCCTTTCAGGCTTACACCCGATCCTCACTTTTTTTATCCTTCACAAGAACATAATGATGTGCTCTTCTCTCTGGACTATGTGATAGAGCAAAAGGAAGGTTTTTCCCTTATAGTCGGCGAGCCCGGGACAGGCAAGACGACCATTTTAAGGGTTTTTATTGATAAATGGAAAGACAAGGCAGAGATAGCGCTGATAATGACGCCGCGGCTGACTCCTGAAGAATTTTTGCAGGCAGTGCTGGAAGATTTAAATGTTCATATAGGTACAAGCAATAAGAACGAAATGATTAAAGCATTCAGGGACATACTTATAGAACGCTCTTTGTCTGACCAAAGGGTCATCATAGTTGTTGATGAAGCGCAAAACCTCCCTTACGAGACCCTTGAGGAGTTGAGGCTTCTTTCAAACCTTGAGACAGAGAAGGAAAAACTGTTGCAAATTATGCTGGTAGGACAGCCGGAATTGAAAAAAAAGTTGTTATCAGAGAATCTAAAACAACTAAATCAAAGAATCGCAGTGAAGGCAACACTAAATCCTTTGAATAATGTAGAGACACAGGATTATATAAATTTCAGGCTTAGAAAAGCAGGAAAAGGCTCGGTGGTATTTGAAGATGATGCAATAAAATTGATATACAAACTCTCAAAGGGTATCCCCCGTTTGATAAACCTTCTGTCTTCAAGGTCATTAATGGCTGCCTATATAGAAGGAACAAACTTTATAAAAATGAATCACGTTGAATATGCCAAACAACACCTCTCTTATGGTGATACAGAGGAAAAGAAAAAAGTCAAATTTTTAAGATATGCCTTAATCAGCTCCATAATGGTTATTATAATATTTATTGTTTTCGGGGTTATACATGTAAATAGCCTCTTGACCTGGAAGCACAAAATGCCTGTAAAAGAGGCAATGCCTGCAAAAGAAACTGTTACCCCTGAAATTCTACAGAAAGCACCCATTAAAAAACCTGAAAAAACGATTATCACCGTTGTTGCCGATGCCAATTTGAGAGAAAGTCCTTCGGTAAATGCCGGCAGGGTTTCAGGGATACCAAAAGGAACGCTTCTTGAAGCAACTGAGGAGCATACGCTCGAAAGCGGAGAAAAATGGTATAAGGTTAAAATACAGGATGGCAATAATGGATGGATATCAGAAAGGGCAATTGCAAAAAGCACTGGTGTTGTTAAATAA